A single Drosophila miranda strain MSH22 chromosome XR, D.miranda_PacBio2.1, whole genome shotgun sequence DNA region contains:
- the LOC108151753 gene encoding ribosomal protein S6 kinase beta-2, which produces MADVSDPSELFDLELHEDDKAHDSDDDRIELDDVDLEPELCINLHQDTEGQETIQLSEENVNPGKIKLGPKDFELKKVLGKGGYGKVFQVRKTAGRDANKYFAMKVLKKASIVTNQKDTAHTRAERNILEAVKHPFIVELVYAFQTDGKLYLILEYLSGGELFMHLEREGIFLEDTTCFYLSEIILALGHLHKLGIIYRDLKPENILLDAQGHVKLTDFGLCKEHIQEGIVTHTFCGTIEYMAPEILTRSGHGKAVDWWSLGALMFDMLTGVPPFTAENRKKTIETILKAKLNLPAYLTPEARDLVRRLMKRQEPQRLGSGPEDAAAVQIHPFFKHVNWDDVLARRLEPPIKPLLRSEDDVSQFDTRFTRQIPVDSPDDTTLSESANLIFQGFTYVAPSILEDMHRANRMPARSPRRTPRQHPDSSFRLQFPSASGMVGPNAHGPMAMQRSTMFARATPPHHMQPFAPRPSPAQDEMMDVQQGLPMV; this is translated from the exons ATGGCGGACGTGAGCGATCCCAGTGAGCTGTTCGACCTGGAGCTCCACGAGGACGACAAGGCGCACGACTCCGACGACGACAGGATCGAGCTGGACGAT GTTGATCTAGAACCGGAATTGTGTATTAATCTACACCAAGA CACCGAGGGTCAGGAGACCATACAGCTATCCGAGGAGAATGTCAATCCGGGCAAAATCAAACTGGGACCCAAGGACTTTGAGCTCAAGAAAGTTCTTGGCAAAGGTGGCTACGGCAAAGTATTTCAG GTGCGCAAGACCGCTGGACGAGATGCCAACAAATACTTTGCCATGAAGGTGCTCAAGAAGGCATCGATAGTGACGAACCAGAAGGACACAGCGCACACACGCGCCGAGCGCAACATTCTGGAGGCCGTCAAG CACCCCTTCATAGTGGAGCTAGTCTATGCCTTTCAAACAGATGGAAAACTCTATCTTATACTTGAATATCTGAGCGGCGGCGAGCTGTTCATGCATTTGGAGCGCGAGGGCATCTTCCTGGAGGATACCACATG CTTCTATCTGAGCGAAATCATATTGGCACTGGGCCATCTACACAAACTGGGAATCATCTATCGCGATCTGAAGCCCGAAAACATATTGCTGGACGCACAGGGCCATGTGAAGCTGACAGATTTCGGCCTGTGCAAGGAGCACATACAAGAGGGTATTGTCACCCACACCTTCTGCGGCACAATTGAGTACAT GGCACCTGAAATCCTAACCAGAAGTGGCCATGGCAAAGCCGTCGATTGGTGGTCCCTGGGCGCCCTCATGTTCGACATGCTCACAGGAGTG CCGCCCTTTACCGCCGAGAACCGCAAGAAGACCATCGAGACCATTCTGAAAGCCAAGCTCAATCTGCCAGCCTACCTCACTCCCGAAGCCAGAGATCTGGTGCGTCGCCTCATGAAGCGCCAGGAGCCACAGCGCCTTGGAAGCGGGCCCGAAGATGCGGCGGcagtccaaatacatccattCTTCAAGCACGTCAACTGGGACGATGTCCTGGCCAGGCGGCTAGAACCGCCCATAAAACCACTCCTG CGAAGCGAGGATGATGTCTCACAGTTTGACACGAGATTCACAAGACAAATTCCAGTGGATTCACCGGATGATACAACGCTGAGCGAAAGTGCCAATTTAATTTTCCAA GGTTTCACCTACGTAGCGCCCTCGATACTGGAGGACATGCATCGGGCAAATCGCATGCCGGCGCGCTCCCCTCGACGCACACCCCGACAGCATCCGGACAGCAGCTTCCGCTTGCAGTTTCCGTCCGCCAGTGGGATGGTGGGACCCAACGCCCACGGCCCCATGGCCATGCAGCGCTCCACGATGTTCGCTCGGGCCACGCCGCCCCACCACATGCAGCCGTTCGCACCGCGCCCATCACCGGCGCAGGACGAGATGATGGATGTGCAGCAGGGATTGCCGATGGTCTag
- the LOC108151752 gene encoding uncharacterized protein LOC108151752: MSKLLNINSLSLVHCLAALLCVAASLPQNQKQRQLVPLQLQPQQQQMTTTPIVAGGTPASAPVPVLVPDLLNATDAPAGDSFEQQQPQKQATLQYPHITALDKEVVERLIKQWAPIVWLAPEEKFMPLGVEEFLQHVHPMDKDSSFRPGVPFSEYSTKSHLVTNAEMHDLLGNEQSFIYGRNPNEKPVPIYGVVTMCPGRREPVMASISTPPLASTRGPYIPVSIDPLEERNETVRRSSRLFPLFQRVKRDAEHDLNEYEELVMVEPSQTDPKPQPQMELEPEPDNSIPVNNFIANLADNVKFSGGAGPEDNLEEENSIGTSPEHEVNAGQGKLPGFHVTYWMFYPYSQGKTMCTVSLGPLGRIPFPAVYGYCLGHRKDIGSHVGDWEHMSLYFNGDAEPQAMYVSAHDAGAFYSYNRLTGSFEFRRQETRKGILQRPNFPKTVTTFKNHPVLFAAKGSHGLWTAPGKHRFVKVARLYDINGFGTPWNTWKSVDISYENIRSYGRSLVPDWLTYRGKWGNPKSKCHPFRRIGLNFCEFTDGPTGIPLKEPHFQCGADYH; encoded by the exons atgtcCAAGTTGTTGAATATAAATTCGCTTTCGTTGGTGCATTGCCTGGCGGCGTTGCTCTGTGTGGCGGCATCGCTGCCGCAAAACCAAAAACAGCGACAACTagtgccgctgcagctgcagccgcagcagcagcaaatgaCGACGACGCCAATTGTGGCAGGCGGTACTCCAGCATCAGCGCCAGTGCCAGTGCTAGTGCCAGATCTTTTGAATGCAACCGATGCGCCAGCTGGCGACTCCTtcgaacagcagcagccacaaaaaCAAGCAACATTGCAGTATCCACATATAACGGCATTAGATAAAGAAGTAG TTGAACGCCTGATCAAGCAATGGGCGCCGATTGTGTGGCTGGCGCCGGAGGAGAAATTCATGCCGCTGGGCGTGGAGGAGTTCCTGCAGCACGTCCATCCCATGGACAAGGACAGTAGCTTTCGGCCCGGGGTCCCCTTCAGTGAGTACTCGACCAAGTCACATCTGGTGACGAACGCCGAGATGCACGATCTGCTGGGGAATGAGCAGTCGTTTATCTATGGTAGGAATCCCAATGAGAAGCCAGTCCCCATCTATGGCGTGGTAACCATGTGTCCGGGTAGGCGGGAGCCAGTGATGGCTTCCATTTCCACGCCTCCACTGGCCAGCACACGAGGCCCCTACATTCCTGTCTCCATTGATCCCCTCGAGGAACGCAATGAGACCGTGAGGCGATCCTCGCGCTTGTTCCCCCTCTTCCAGCGGGTTAAGCGAGACGCAGAACACGACCTCAATGAGTACGAGGAGTTGGTGATGGTGGAGCCATCTCAAACCGATCCtaagccacagccacagatggAGTTGGAGCCTGAACCTGATAACAGCATTCCCGTAAACAATTTCATCGCCAATCTGGCGGATAATGTCAAGTTCAGTGGCGGAGCCGGTCCGGAGGATAACCTGGAGGAGGAGAACAGCATCGGGACGTCGCCCGAGCACGAGGTGAATGCGGGACAGGGCAAGCTGCCAGGATTCCACGTCACCTACTGGATGTTCTATCCCTACAGCCAGGGAAAGACCATGTGCACTGTGAGTCTGGGTCCCCTCGGTCGGATCCCCTTCCCAGCTGTCTACGGCTATTGCCTGGGCCATCGCAAGGATATCGGCAGCCACGTGGGCGACTGGGAACACATGAGCCTCTACTTTAACGGGGATGCCGAGCCCCAGGCCATGTACGTGTCCGCGCACGATGCGGGTGCCTTCTACAGCTACAACCGGCTGACGGGCTCCTTCGAGTTCCGACGCCAGGAGACGCGCAAGGGCATCCTGCAGCGTCCAAATTTTCCCAAAACTGTCACCACATTCAAGAACCATCCGGTTCTGTTCGCCGCGAAGGGTTCGCATGGTCTCTGGACGGCCCCCGGTAAGCATAGATTCGTCAAAGTGGCTCGCCTCTATGATATCAATGGGTTCGGCACGCCCTGGAACACGTGGAAGTCAGTGGACATAAGCTACGAGAACATCAGATCATATG GGCGTTCCCTTGTTCCTGATTGGCTTACGTATCGTGGGAAATGGGGAAATCCCAAGAGCAAGTGTCATCCCTTTCGACGCATCGGCCTCAACTTCTGCGAATTCACGGACGGACCAACAGGCATACCCCTGAAGGAACCCCACTTTCAATGCGGTGCCGACTATCACTGA
- the LOC108151754 gene encoding regulator of chromosome condensation-like has protein sequence MLKINKKYASETDTMATRPKRRNLELPKRRATVGRVLVCGMGYTGQLGLGSLVLQLNRLSLVNRIPNPVDICAGGMHSLVLTQSGDIYSFGCNDEGALGRNTSADGSESLPALVDLPGKALRISAGDSHSACLLEDGSVYAWGSFFHSHGSMGLSNDDNTSTPTNLLPGTVCCSIASGSDHLVILTTSGKVYTLGCAEYGQLGRISERSLPGDGRRGKQDLLRPDQIVIKHAKPFEAIWATDHGTFIRERTSQTGTIWAVGLNDSNQLAHETVSEPDHYNYPVPTKLKNIKQIAGGSEHTLLLLNNRKCFAVGSPEHGCLGLGDVKDVVSILTRVKKLSDNIVYVGCGKFCSYAIDDYGKLYSWGMGSNNQLGVNDGDDELEPVLVSSKYMQNKKILLASGGEKHSLFLVEADPKD, from the exons AtgttgaaaataaataaaaaatatgcCAGCGAGACAGACACCATGGCAACTAGGCCTAAAAGGCGCAACCTGGAACTACCCAAAAGGCGAGCGACCGTGGGCAGAGTGCTGGTATGTGGCATGGGCTACACCGGGCAGCTGGGCCTGGGCTCGCTAGTCTTGCAGCTGAACCGCTTATCACTAGTAAATAGAATACCGAATCCTGTGGATATTTGCGCTGGTGGCATGCATAGCCTGGTGCTAACGCAGAGTGGCGATATCTACTCCTTTGGCTGCAACGACGAGGGCGCCTTGGGGCGGAATACCAGTGCGGACGGCAGCGAGTCGTTGCCCGCTTTGGTTGATTTGCCGGGCAAAGCGCTGCGCATTTCAGCGGGAGATTCGCACTCGGCTTGCCTACTGGAAGACGGCAGCGTCTATGCGTGGGGATCGTTCTTCCACTCGCATGGTAGCATGGGCCTAAGCAATGATGACAACACGAGCACACCAACTAATCTCTTGCCGGGCACTGTCTGCTGCAGCATTGCCTCGGGCTCCGATCACTTGGTTATATTGACCACCAGCGGAAAGGTCTATACACTGGGATGCGCCGAGTACGGCCAGCTCGGACGCATTTCAGAGCGTTCATTGCCCGGAGATG GTCGCCGAGGCAAGCAGGATTTGCTTCGGCCGGACCAGATAGTTATCAAACACGCCAAGCCGTTCGAAGCTATATGGGCAACTGATCATGGTACGTTCATACGCGAACGCACATCGCAGACGGGAACTATCTGGGCCGTGGGTTTGAACGATAGCAATCAGCTAGCCCACGAAACAGTGTCGGAGCCGGACCACTATAATTATCCGGTGCCAACTAAACTAAAAAATATAAAGCAGATTGCTGGTGGATCTGAGCATACACTGCTGCTACTGAATAATCGGAAATGCTTTGCCGTTGGTTCGCCAGAGCATGGATGCTTGGGCCTGGGCGATGTCAAGGACGTGGTGTCCATATTGACGCGCGTTAAGAAGCTGTCCGACAACATTGTCTATGTGGGCTGTGGAAAGTTCTGTTCCTATGCCATTGATGATTACGGCAAGCTATATTCCTGGGGCATGGGCTCCAATAACCAGCTGGGCGTCAACGATGGCGATGATGAACTGGAGCCAGTTCTAGTCAGCAGCAAGTATATGCAAAACAAGAAGATACTGCTCGCATCCGGCGGAGAAAAGCACAGTCTGTTTTTGGTCGAGGCCGATCCGAAGGACTAA
- the LOC108151755 gene encoding uracil phosphoribosyltransferase homolog isoform X3: MCTGSPSSNDSQSEEANATTEQQQQPEQEATEQPIRTPTHAIVAAAKAEEILAEYGSNLKLLECNSQVSELLTIIRDKNTTRSDFKFYADRLIRLVIEESLNQLPYTDCDVETPTGAIYEGLKYRSGNCGVSIIRSGEAMEQGLRDCCRSIRIGKILVESDANTHEARVVYARFPDDIGSRQVLLMYPIMSTGNTVLQAVNVLREHGVPEKCIILSNLFCTPVAARTVVNAFPQLKILTSELHPVAPNHFGQKYFDGI; this comes from the exons ATGTGCACTGGGTCGCCCAGCAGCAATGACTCCCAGTCGGAGGAGGCCAATGCCACTAccgagcagcagcaacagccggAGCAAGAGGCAACGGAACAGCCTATTAGAACGCCCACGCATGCAATTGTGGCGGCTGCCAAGGCAGAGGAGATCCTGGCCGAGTACGGCAGCAATCTAAAGCTATTGGAGTGCAACTCCCAAGTGTCCGAGCTGCTCACCATCATCCGAGACAA GAACACTACCCGCAGCGATTTCAAGTTCTATGCCGACCGGCTGATTCGGTTGGTGATTGAAGAGTCCCTCAACCAGCTTCCCTACACGGACTGCGACGTGGAGACTCCCACAGGTGCCATTTACGAGGGCCTCAAATATCGATCCGGCAACTGCGGCGTCTCCATAATTCGGTCTGGCGAGGCCATGGAGCAGGGCCTTCGGGATTGCTGTCGGTCGATAAGGATAGGCAAGATCCTGGTCGAATCGGATGCGAATACACACGAGGCCAGGGTGGTCTATGCCCGGTTTCCCGATGACATTGGCAGTAGGCAGGTCCTACTGATGTATCCGATTATGTCCACCGGCAACACTGTGCTCCAGGCTGTGAACGTTCTGCGCGAGCATGGAGTACCCGAAAAGTGCATCATACTGTCGAATCTGTTCTGCACACCTGTGGCCGCCCGCACTGTG GTCAATGCGTTcccccagctgaagatcctcaCCTCAGAGCTGCATCCCGTGGCGCCCAATCACTTCGGACAGAAATACTTTG ATGGCATTTGA
- the LOC108151755 gene encoding uracil phosphoribosyltransferase homolog isoform X2, producing MCTGSPSSNDSQSEEANATTEQQQQPEQEATEQPIRTPTHAIVAAAKAEEILAEYGSNLKLLECNSQVSELLTIIRDKNTTRSDFKFYADRLIRLVIEESLNQLPYTDCDVETPTGAIYEGLKYRSGNCGVSIIRSGEAMEQGLRDCCRSIRIGKILVESDANTHEARVVYARFPDDIGSRQVLLMYPIMSTGNTVLQAVNVLREHGVPEKCIILSNLFCTPVAARTVVNAFPQLKILTSELHPVAPNHFGQKYFDGI from the exons ATGTGCACTGGGTCGCCCAGCAGCAATGACTCCCAGTCGGAGGAGGCCAATGCCACTAccgagcagcagcaacagccggAGCAAGAGGCAACGGAACAGCCTATTAGAACGCCCACGCATGCAATTGTGGCGGCTGCCAAGGCAGAGGAGATCCTGGCCGAGTACGGCAGCAATCTAAAGCTATTGGAGTGCAACTCCCAAGTGTCCGAGCTGCTCACCATCATCCGAGACAA GAACACTACCCGCAGCGATTTCAAGTTCTATGCCGACCGGCTGATTCGGTTGGTGATTGAAGAGTCCCTCAACCAGCTTCCCTACACGGACTGCGACGTGGAGACTCCCACAGGTGCCATTTACGAGGGCCTCAAATATCGATCCGGCAACTGCGGCGTCTCCATAATTCGGTCTGGCGAGGCCATGGAGCAGGGCCTTCGGGATTGCTGTCGGTCGATAAGGATAGGCAAGATCCTGGTCGAATCGGATGCGAATACACACGAGGCCAGGGTGGTCTATGCCCGGTTTCCCGATGACATTGGCAGTAGGCAGGTCCTACTGATGTATCCGATTATGTCCACCGGCAACACTGTGCTCCAGGCTGTGAACGTTCTGCGCGAGCATGGAGTACCCGAAAAGTGCATCATACTGTCGAATCTGTTCTGCACACCTGTGGCCGCCCGCACTGTGGTCAATGCGTTcccccagctgaagatcctcaCCTCAGAGCTGCATCCCGTGGCGCCCAATCACTTCGGACAGAAATACTTTG ATGGCATTTGA
- the LOC108151755 gene encoding uracil phosphoribosyltransferase homolog isoform X1 codes for MCTGSPSSNDSQSEEANATTEQQQQPEQEATEQPIRTPTHAIVAAAKAEEILAEYGSNLKLLECNSQVSELLTIIRDKNTTRSDFKFYADRLIRLVIEESLNQLPYTDCDVETPTGAIYEGLKYRSGNCGVSIIRSGEAMEQGLRDCCRSIRIGKILVESDANTHEARVVYARFPDDIGSRQVLLMYPIMSTGNTVLQAVNVLREHGVPEKCIILSNLFCTPVAARTVVNAFPQLKILTSELHPVAPNHFGQKYFGTD; via the exons ATGTGCACTGGGTCGCCCAGCAGCAATGACTCCCAGTCGGAGGAGGCCAATGCCACTAccgagcagcagcaacagccggAGCAAGAGGCAACGGAACAGCCTATTAGAACGCCCACGCATGCAATTGTGGCGGCTGCCAAGGCAGAGGAGATCCTGGCCGAGTACGGCAGCAATCTAAAGCTATTGGAGTGCAACTCCCAAGTGTCCGAGCTGCTCACCATCATCCGAGACAA GAACACTACCCGCAGCGATTTCAAGTTCTATGCCGACCGGCTGATTCGGTTGGTGATTGAAGAGTCCCTCAACCAGCTTCCCTACACGGACTGCGACGTGGAGACTCCCACAGGTGCCATTTACGAGGGCCTCAAATATCGATCCGGCAACTGCGGCGTCTCCATAATTCGGTCTGGCGAGGCCATGGAGCAGGGCCTTCGGGATTGCTGTCGGTCGATAAGGATAGGCAAGATCCTGGTCGAATCGGATGCGAATACACACGAGGCCAGGGTGGTCTATGCCCGGTTTCCCGATGACATTGGCAGTAGGCAGGTCCTACTGATGTATCCGATTATGTCCACCGGCAACACTGTGCTCCAGGCTGTGAACGTTCTGCGCGAGCATGGAGTACCCGAAAAGTGCATCATACTGTCGAATCTGTTCTGCACACCTGTGGCCGCCCGCACTGTG GTCAATGCGTTcccccagctgaagatcctcaCCTCAGAGCTGCATCCCGTGGCGCCCAATCACTTCGGACAGAAATACTTTGGTACAGACTAG
- the LOC117186777 gene encoding mitotic spindle assembly checkpoint protein MAD2A-like, whose translation MSSAQATKNCITLKGSAQIIVDYLKYGIHSILFQRGIYPAETFDSTQQYGLTILMSNDPKITTFLQNVLSQTEEWLSKNMINKISMVITNAHSKEVLECWDFKMQAENGDNQAADPSQRTSSKDQTRIQNEIRDVMRQISATVSYLPLLDCICTFDVMIHTLDNTELPAKWDETGAIVIQNAQAVQLRSFSTGLHKVETVVNYKMST comes from the exons ATGTCGTCTGCCCAAGCAACCAAAAACTGCATTACATTGAAGGGATCTGCACAGATAATCGTCGATTATTTAA AGTATGGAATCCATTCAATTCTGTTCCAACGCGGCATTTACCCGGCGGAAACCTTCGACAGCACCCAACAATATGGCTTGACCATTCTAATGTCCAATGACCCAAAGATTACAACGTTCCTCCAGAACGTCCTCAGCCAGACCGAAG AGTGGCTCTCCAAGAACATGATCAACAAAATATCAATGGTCATCACGAATGCTCATAGTAAGGAGGTTCTCGAGTGTTGGGATTTcaaaatgcaggccgagaACGGGGATAACCAGGCCGCCGATCCCTCACAAAGAACGTCCAGCAAGGATCAGACCCGCATTCAGAACGAGATTCGCGACGTGATGCGTCAGATTTCGGCCACAGTTAGCTACTTGCCGCTGCTGGACTGCATCTGCACCTTCGATGTCATGATCCACACGCTGGACAACACCGAGCTTCCCGCCAAATGGGACGAGACGGGAGCCATTGTCATTCAGAATGCCCAGGCAGTTCAGCTGCGCTCCTTCTCGACGGGCCTCCATAAGGTGGAGACCGTAGTGAACTACAAGATGAGCACCTAG
- the LOC108151756 gene encoding mitotic spindle assembly checkpoint protein MAD2A has product MSSAQATKNCITLKGSAQIIVDYLKYGIHSILFQRGIYPAETFDSTQQYGLTILMSNDPKITTFLQNVLSQTEEWLSKNMINKISMVITNAHSKEVLECWDFKMQAENGDNQAADPSQRTSSKDQTHIQKEIREVMRQISATVSYLPLLDCICTFDVMIHTLDNTELPAKWDETGAIVIQNAQAVQLRSVSTGLHKVETVVNYKMST; this is encoded by the exons ATGTCGTCTGCACAAGCAACCAAAAACTGCATTACATTGAAGGGATCTGCACAGATAATCGTCGATTATTTAA AGTATGGAATCCATTCAATTCTGTTCCAACGCGGCATTTACCCGGCGGAAACCTTCGACAGCACCCAACAATATGGCTTGACCATTCTAATGTCCAATGACCCAAAGATTACAACGTTCCTCCAGAACGTCCTCAGCCAGACCGAAG AGTGGCTCTCCAAGAACATGATCAACAAAATATCAATGGTCATCACGAATGCTCATAGTAAGGAGGTTCTCGAGTGTTGGGATTTcaaaatgcaggccgagaACGGGGATAACCAGGCCGCCGATCCCTCACAAAGAACGTCCAGCAAGGATCAGACCCACATTCAGAAGGAGATTCGCGAAGTGATGCGTCAGATTTCGGCCACAGTTAGCTACTTGCCGCTGCTGGACTGCATCTGCACCTTCGATGTCATGATCCACACGCTGGACAACACCGAGCTTCCCGCCAAATGGGACGAGACGGGAGCCATTGTCATTCAGAATGCCCAGGCAGTTCAGCTGCGCTCCGTCTCGACGGGCCTCCATAAGGTGGAGACCGTAGTGAACTACAAGATGAGCACCTAG
- the LOC117186426 gene encoding mitotic spindle assembly checkpoint protein MAD2A-like: MSSAQATKNCITLKGSAQIIVDYLKYGIHSILFQRGIYPAETFDSTQQYGLTILMSNDPKITTFLQNVLSQTEEWLSKNMINKISMVITNAHSKEVLECWDFKMQAENGDNQAADPSQRTSSKDQTHIQKEIREVMRQISATVSYLPLLDCICTFDVMIHTLDNTELPAKWDETGAIVIQNAQAVQLRSVSTGLHKVETVVNYKMST; this comes from the exons ATGTCGTCTGCCCAAGCAACCAAAAACTGCATTACATTGAAGGGATCTGCACAGATAATCGTCGATTATTTAA AGTATGGAATCCATTCAATTCTGTTCCAACGCGGCATTTACCCGGCGGAAACCTTCGACAGCACCCAACAATATGGCTTGACCATTCTAATGTCCAATGACCCAAAGATTACAACGTTCCTCCAGAACGTCCTCAGCCAGACCGAAG AGTGGCTCTCCAAGAACATGATCAACAAAATATCAATGGTCATCACGAATGCTCATAGTAAGGAGGTTCTCGAGTGTTGGGATTTcaaaatgcaggccgagaACGGGGATAACCAGGCCGCCGATCCCTCACAAAGAACGTCCAGCAAGGATCAGACCCACATTCAGAAGGAGATTCGCGAAGTGATGCGTCAGATTTCGGCCACAGTTAGCTACTTGCCGCTGCTGGACTGCATCTGCACCTTCGATGTCATGATCCACACGCTGGACAACACCGAGCTTCCCGCCAAATGGGACGAGACGGGAGCCATTGTCATTCAGAATGCCCAGGCAGTTCAGCTGCGCTCCGTCTCGACGGGCCTCCATAAGGTGGAGACCGTAGTGAACTACAAGATGAGCACCTAG